One Glycine soja cultivar W05 chromosome 2, ASM419377v2, whole genome shotgun sequence genomic region harbors:
- the LOC114400283 gene encoding protein LYK5 → MATIQCATTTLILLLLLLLIIPRSNSQQEYVNNKQLDCNNEYNSTKGNLCNSLPSCTSYLTFKSSPPEYTTPAAISFLLNSTPALIAAANNITDVQTLPADTLVTVPVNCSCSGPYYQHNASYTIKVQGETYFSIANNTYQALTTCQALELQNTVGMRDLLKGQNLHVPLRCACPTQKQREAGFKYLLTYLVSQGESVSAIGDIFGVDEQSILDANELSTSSVIFYFTPISVPLKTEPPVTIPRAAIPPEDSPSPPLPPAPAGDGDSDSSKKWVIVGIVVGVVVLLILGAALFYLCFYRRRRRVEHPPPPPSAKAFSGSTTTKATIPTTQSWSLSSEGVRYAIESLSVYKFEELQKATGFFGEENKIKGSVYRASFKGDYAAVKILKGDVSGEINLLRRINHFNIIRLSGFCVYKGDTYLVYEFAENDSLEDWLHSGSKKYENSTSLSWVQRVHIAHDVADALNYLHNYTSPPHVHKNLKSGNVLLDGNFRAKVSNLGLARAVEDHGDDGGFQLTRHVVGTHGYMAPEYIENGLITPKMDVFAFGVVLLELLSGREAVVGGDQNGSGEKMLSATVNHVLEGENVREKLRGFMDPNLRDEYPLELAYSMAELAKLCVARDLNARPQISEAFMILSKIQSSTLDWDPSDELERSRSVGQISDSSR, encoded by the coding sequence ATGGCCACAATCCAGTGCGCCACAACCACCCTAATACTGttactcctcctcctcctcatcaTACCAAGATCCAATTCCCAACAAGAGTACGTAAACAACAAGCAACTAGACTGCAACAACGAATACAACTCCACAAAGGGTAACCTCTGCAACAGTCTCCCGTCATGCACCTCCTACCTCACCTTCAAGTCCTCCCCGCCGGAATACACCACCCCCGCCGCCATCTCCTTCCTCCTCAACTCCACTCCGGCCCTCATCGCCGCCGCCAACAACATCACCGACGTCCAGACCCTCCCGGCCGACACCCTCGTCACCGTCCCCGTCAACTGCTCCTGCTCCGGCCCCTACTACCAGCACAACGCCTCCTACACCATCAAAGTCCAAGGCGAAACCTACTTCTCCATCGCCAACAACACCTACCAGGCCCTCACCACGTGTCAGGCCCTCGAGCTTCAAAACACCGTCGGCATGCGCGACCTCCTCAAGGGTCAGAACCTCCACGTGCCTCTCAGGTGCGCGTGTCCCACGCAGAAGCAGCGCGAGGCAGGGTTCAAGTACTTGCTCACTTACTTGGTTTCTCAAGGAGAATCGGTTTCCGCCATTGGAGATATCTTCGGTGTCGACGAACAGAGCATTCTCGACGCCAACGAGCTTTCTACTTCTTCCGTTATTTTCTACTTCACGCCGATTTCGGTTCCTTTGAAAACAGAGCCACCGGTTACAATACCGAGAGCAGCGATTCCCCCGGAGGATTCCCCGTCGCCGCCGCTGCCGCCTGCTCCGGCGGGGGACGGAGATTCCGACTCTTCCAAGAAATGGGTCATTGTCGGAATCGTGGTTGGGGTTGTTGTGTTGCTTATTTTAGGTGCTGCTCTGTTTTACCTCTGTTTCTATCGGCGGCGGCGGCGGGTGGAACACCCTCCGCCGCCGCCTTCAGCGAAGGCTTTCTCGGGCTCTACCACCACGAAGGCGACTATTCCGACGACGCAGTCGTGGTCTCTTTCCTCGGAAGGGGTTCGTTACGCGATTGAATCGTTGAGTGTGTACAAGTTCGAGGAGTTGCAGAAGGCTACGGGGTTCTTCGGCGAAGAGAACAAGATCAAGGGTTCTGTTTATAGGGCTTCTTTCAAGGGTGATTATGCCGCGGTGAAGATTCTCAAAGGTGATGTGTCGGGTGAGATTAACCTTCTCAGGAGGATTAACCACTTCAACATTATAAGGTTGTCGGGTTTCTGTGTCTACAAAGGTGACACCTATCTTGTGTACGAGTTCGCGGAGAATGATTCTCTTGAGGATTGGCTTCACAGTGGTAGCAAGAAGTACGAGAATTCTACATCTCTGAGTTGGGTGCAGAGGGTTCATATTGCTCATGATGTTGCTGACGCACTTAACTACCTTCATAACTATACTAGTCCTCCTCACGTACACAAGAATTTGAAGAGTGGGAACGTGCTTTTGGATGGCAATTTTAGGGCTAAAGTTTCGAATTTGGGATTGGCAAGAGCTGTGGAGGATCACGGGGATGATGGGGGGTTTCAATTGACAAGGCATGTGGTGGGGACTCATGGGTACATGGCACCTGAGTACATTGAGAATGGTTTGATTACTCCAAAGATGGATGTTTTTGCGTTTGGGGTTGTGCTTTTGGAGCTTCTTTCGGGGAGAGAAGCTGTTGTTGGTGGAGACCAGAATGGATCTGGGGAGAAGATGCTGTCGGCAACTGTGAATCACGTGCTTGAAGGAGAGAATGTTAGAGAGAAACTTAGAGGTTTCATGGATCCAAATTTGAGAGATGAATATCCCTTGGAACTGGCTTATTCCATGGCCGAACTTGCCAAACTCTGTGTTGCTCGTGACCTCAATGCAAGGCCACAGATTTCTGAAGCTTTCATGATTTTGTCTAAGATTCAATCCTCCACGTTGGATTGGGATCCGTCTGACGAGCTTGAACGGTCTAGATCTGTTGGCCAAATCTCTGATAGCAGCAGATAG